A single genomic interval of Stieleria maiorica harbors:
- a CDS encoding SDR family NAD(P)-dependent oxidoreductase, with the protein MPDSPPSPSRPVVLVTGGSAGLGSVIAETFADAGYQVIIVGRSAERLDAAKQQLQSRPGRSIATLPGDVGRRSECDRIATEVERQFGRLDSLVNCVGASDRGLADELDAERLRELIDQNVTTALLCCQALRGLLERSGGSVVNIGSLAGKVGARYLGGYNVAKHALTGLTQQLRLEWRERGIHVALVSPGPIRREDAGTRYRDRADGSLPASASAPGGGTKVKGLAPQRVARIVLQCARRRRTDVILPGYLRLLIVLGNAFPRLGDWLLIKFTS; encoded by the coding sequence TTGCCCGACTCACCACCATCCCCCAGCCGACCGGTCGTACTTGTCACCGGAGGCTCCGCCGGGTTGGGGTCGGTGATCGCAGAAACGTTCGCCGACGCCGGTTACCAAGTCATCATCGTCGGCCGGTCCGCCGAGCGACTCGATGCGGCAAAACAACAGCTTCAGTCGCGTCCCGGACGAAGCATCGCCACGTTGCCCGGTGACGTCGGTCGACGCAGTGAATGCGATCGCATCGCAACCGAGGTCGAGCGTCAATTCGGGCGTCTTGATAGCCTGGTCAATTGCGTCGGTGCCAGCGATCGCGGTCTGGCGGATGAACTGGACGCGGAACGTCTGCGCGAGCTGATCGACCAGAATGTGACCACCGCCCTGCTCTGCTGCCAAGCCTTGCGCGGATTGCTGGAACGCTCCGGTGGCAGCGTCGTCAACATCGGTTCACTGGCCGGCAAAGTCGGCGCGCGGTACCTGGGGGGGTACAACGTGGCCAAACACGCGCTGACCGGGCTGACGCAGCAACTGCGGTTGGAATGGCGGGAGCGGGGAATCCACGTCGCCCTGGTCAGCCCCGGTCCGATTCGCCGCGAGGACGCCGGCACACGCTATCGCGACCGCGCCGATGGTTCCCTGCCCGCCTCCGCCTCCGCCCCCGGCGGCGGCACCAAAGTCAAGGGTCTGGCGCCGCAGCGTGTCGCCCGAATCGTGCTGCAATGCGCCCGGCGACGCCGCACCGACGTCATCCTGCCCGGTTATCTGAGACTGTTGATCGTGCTCGGGAACGCCTTTCCGCGCCTGGGCGACTGGCTGCTGATCAAGTTCACCAGCTGA
- a CDS encoding coiled-coil domain-containing protein, with translation MKVERGPRRILHLACILGIFGSAMPPVHAPLLGADNPPQSKLEKAGPQPTLATEREQAVLQMVHDHLPEIKVLLDQLREKEPKQYGIAISNLAKSSRRLQTAKKRGEEAFELEVHVVQAQSAINLLVAKLKIRDNKKDRAALREATKRLELAQIARASFEVEQIRSRLDKLNEQLETAEKRLDEKQSNLDDNIQKGFQTYLRKSGRKE, from the coding sequence ATGAAGGTTGAACGAGGACCACGCCGGATCCTGCATCTGGCCTGCATTCTGGGCATTTTCGGATCTGCCATGCCGCCGGTGCACGCACCACTTCTGGGCGCTGACAACCCGCCTCAATCGAAATTGGAAAAAGCGGGACCGCAACCCACGCTTGCCACCGAACGCGAGCAAGCGGTACTGCAGATGGTCCACGACCACCTGCCCGAAATCAAAGTCCTGCTCGACCAACTGCGCGAAAAAGAACCCAAACAATACGGCATCGCCATCAGCAACTTGGCCAAGTCGTCGCGGCGATTGCAAACCGCGAAAAAGCGTGGCGAAGAAGCGTTTGAATTGGAAGTCCACGTCGTGCAAGCACAATCGGCTATCAACCTGTTGGTCGCCAAGTTGAAAATCCGTGACAACAAGAAAGACCGCGCGGCACTGCGTGAAGCGACCAAGCGATTGGAATTGGCCCAGATCGCGCGTGCCAGCTTCGAAGTCGAACAAATCCGATCACGACTCGACAAACTGAACGAACAACTCGAAACCGCTGAAAAGCGACTCGACGAAAAACAGTCCAATTTGGACGACAACATCCAGAAGGGTTTCCAAACCTACCTGCGGAAATCCGGACGAAAAGAATAG
- the pyk gene encoding pyruvate kinase produces MTMPSPTLHQSCTKIVATVGPACDSPEQLAELIRAGADVFRINTAHGEIADHEKKVTAIRQASELTGTPVGILLDLAGPKIRLGELVCDPLQCDVGMELTFIREGEPATAHELTATYPKLIDELRPGNRVMLADGLVSLEVVSVDRERAVCRVTAAGEVRSRQGINLPGVKLSVSALQRKDIKNAIWAADHHIDFISLSFVRTAEDVYSLKSVLTAHDCEALVIAKIEKPEAMENLEDIVDVADGIMVARGDLGVEIDVAETPMAQKRIIQVCKDKVKPVIVATQMLESMHHSSRPTRAEASDVANAILDGADACMLSGETAVGDHPIKAVQMMSRIMQFTEKSLRHDMSDRTITNRVHPITTAVTYAATNIAEAIGAAMIIIATKSGGTAWVKSKSRSLIPTLGVSDCEATLRRINLFWGIKPRKVSQMEHPAMIRAEVCQWAKAKGHLKTGDRIVFVSGSGVVENAHNSVVVHTVE; encoded by the coding sequence ATGACCATGCCCAGTCCGACGCTTCATCAGTCATGCACCAAGATCGTCGCCACGGTCGGCCCGGCCTGTGATTCGCCCGAACAGCTTGCCGAGTTGATTCGGGCCGGCGCGGACGTGTTTCGAATCAACACGGCGCACGGAGAGATCGCCGATCACGAAAAGAAAGTCACGGCGATCCGGCAAGCATCGGAGCTGACCGGCACGCCGGTCGGGATCTTGTTGGACCTGGCCGGGCCGAAGATCCGTTTGGGAGAATTGGTCTGCGATCCGCTGCAGTGTGACGTGGGGATGGAGCTGACGTTCATCCGTGAAGGTGAACCGGCGACGGCACACGAGCTGACGGCGACCTACCCCAAGCTGATCGACGAATTGCGGCCCGGCAATCGCGTGATGCTGGCCGACGGGTTGGTCTCGTTGGAGGTGGTTTCGGTCGATCGCGAGCGCGCGGTCTGCCGCGTCACCGCCGCCGGCGAAGTCCGCAGCCGCCAAGGGATCAATTTGCCCGGTGTCAAGTTGTCGGTTTCGGCGCTGCAACGCAAGGACATTAAGAATGCCATCTGGGCCGCCGATCATCACATCGATTTCATCAGCCTGTCGTTCGTGCGGACCGCCGAAGACGTCTACTCGCTCAAGAGTGTCCTGACGGCGCACGATTGCGAAGCGTTGGTGATCGCGAAGATCGAAAAGCCGGAAGCGATGGAGAATCTGGAAGACATCGTCGACGTTGCCGACGGGATCATGGTCGCACGCGGCGACTTGGGGGTCGAAATCGATGTCGCCGAAACCCCGATGGCGCAAAAGCGGATCATTCAGGTTTGCAAGGACAAGGTCAAACCGGTGATCGTCGCGACGCAAATGTTGGAATCGATGCATCACAGTTCGCGGCCGACCCGTGCCGAAGCGAGCGATGTCGCCAACGCAATTCTGGATGGTGCCGATGCCTGCATGCTGAGCGGTGAGACGGCGGTGGGGGATCATCCGATCAAAGCGGTTCAAATGATGAGCCGCATCATGCAGTTCACCGAGAAATCGCTGCGGCACGACATGTCCGACCGCACGATCACCAATCGCGTGCATCCGATCACCACGGCGGTCACCTACGCGGCGACAAACATTGCCGAGGCGATCGGCGCGGCGATGATCATCATCGCCACCAAAAGCGGTGGCACGGCGTGGGTCAAAAGTAAGTCCCGTAGTTTGATTCCCACGCTGGGCGTCAGTGATTGCGAGGCGACGTTGCGGCGGATCAACTTGTTCTGGGGGATCAAGCCTCGCAAGGTCTCTCAAATGGAACACCCCGCCATGATCCGCGCCGAAGTGTGTCAGTGGGCCAAGGCAAAAGGTCACCTCAAGACCGGTGATCGCATCGTCTTCGTCAGCGGCAGCGGTGTGGTTGAAAACGCGCACAATTCCGTCGTCGTCCATACGGTGGAATGA
- a CDS encoding secretin N-terminal domain-containing protein, producing the protein MNRSRHARLSSPGQCVFRLVFVGAVAGGILAGGIITMPSLPAQELPIPELPAPPATPDATAQSDEVRFAFTGVPWRDVIDWIAEEANLALHIDGVPAGSFTYSDPNSFTHQEAIDRINLFLLPQGYTLVRSGNLLSVINLSDPRSLQQLDALAELIRADELADRNSHDVVKCLFPLGALSAEDAVEELGAIKLMMTPAVFNKTNQLMVTDTVAKLRNVKAILDSFEPSKLDNGTIVKSFPLKHVEAEDVLLVARPHLGLATGEMIGIDVSLSADLEGKNIFVTGIEDKVKLIEKLVESIDVPAPSLTDTETNAQLQTHEVAGGNVDLAYDVLQTLLAGKDIRISKDVTAGTIVALAPPSIQEEIAQTVEKLAADEARFEVIELKTVDPYVAIALVEQMLDLPYEFEDNDRRDRDRDEMPLPPPKIDADPENRRLFVRGRQSQIDEIKQIVEGLDKKQDSVASSESIRLLPLTGNHAKQSLMLAARFWRLPNPIVFFESEDSADSGRRERVVHDAADERSQRGDDFLDALESKTPPQFVSISDRGRLLQTPAADVTKSAIECQLTTRGLLIQCDDVDVLNQFQDHLETLAGPGTALPAEPIVFYLKYTRPDDAIRMLAELLDGGEAVAGSSDTLVNASISSPTDSFLGSLITNREGTITLIAGSATVVADSRLNRLIVQGTVDDVELIENYLRIIEKDSSITAIETYGTSHVIELQNSKAVEVEAAIRQAFAGRVAAATTGPGAPGGGGATRADAARNEEQDSPKDKKSEGKKAAKPAAQQARDLEPKMTLAVHEPSNSLIVTAPDPLFKEVEALVKTIDIRGEQMIQVITPSNSEVLETVLQEIFLGQSDGRSRSSSRVSASASRATSSRSSSSTNGKR; encoded by the coding sequence ATGAATCGATCACGGCATGCCCGCCTCTCCTCCCCGGGCCAATGCGTCTTTCGTCTCGTTTTTGTCGGCGCAGTGGCCGGCGGAATTCTGGCCGGCGGAATCATCACGATGCCCTCGCTGCCGGCCCAAGAGCTGCCGATTCCGGAGCTTCCCGCTCCGCCAGCGACTCCCGACGCCACTGCCCAATCCGACGAAGTCCGATTCGCATTCACCGGAGTGCCCTGGCGGGACGTCATCGACTGGATCGCCGAAGAAGCCAATCTGGCACTGCACATCGACGGAGTCCCCGCCGGCAGCTTCACCTACAGCGACCCGAACTCATTCACGCACCAAGAAGCGATCGATCGTATCAATTTGTTTCTGTTGCCCCAGGGATACACCTTGGTGCGCAGCGGCAACCTGCTGTCGGTCATCAACCTGAGCGATCCGCGAAGTCTGCAACAACTCGACGCGCTGGCCGAATTGATTCGCGCCGACGAATTGGCCGATCGAAACAGCCATGACGTCGTCAAATGCCTGTTCCCGCTGGGCGCCCTCTCGGCCGAAGACGCGGTGGAGGAACTCGGCGCCATCAAGCTGATGATGACGCCCGCGGTCTTCAACAAGACGAATCAGTTGATGGTGACCGACACGGTGGCAAAGCTCCGAAACGTCAAAGCGATTCTGGATTCTTTTGAACCATCTAAATTGGACAACGGCACGATCGTCAAGAGTTTTCCGCTGAAACACGTCGAGGCGGAAGACGTGTTGTTGGTCGCCCGCCCGCACCTGGGTCTGGCCACCGGAGAAATGATCGGCATCGACGTCAGTCTGTCGGCCGACCTGGAAGGCAAGAACATCTTCGTGACCGGCATCGAAGACAAGGTCAAGCTGATCGAAAAGCTGGTCGAGTCGATCGATGTTCCGGCCCCCTCGCTGACCGACACCGAAACCAACGCCCAACTGCAAACGCATGAAGTCGCCGGCGGCAACGTCGACTTGGCCTACGACGTGTTGCAAACCCTGCTCGCGGGCAAGGACATCAGGATTTCCAAGGATGTCACCGCGGGCACCATTGTCGCCCTCGCCCCGCCGTCGATCCAAGAAGAAATCGCACAGACGGTCGAAAAACTGGCCGCCGACGAAGCGCGATTCGAAGTCATCGAGTTGAAGACCGTGGATCCCTACGTGGCGATCGCGCTGGTCGAACAGATGCTGGATCTGCCGTATGAGTTTGAGGACAACGATCGACGGGATCGCGATCGAGACGAAATGCCGTTGCCACCGCCGAAGATCGACGCCGACCCGGAAAACCGACGTCTGTTCGTCCGCGGCCGACAGTCACAAATCGACGAGATCAAACAGATCGTTGAAGGTCTGGACAAGAAACAAGACTCGGTCGCTTCCAGCGAAAGCATCCGCCTGCTGCCCCTGACCGGCAACCATGCCAAGCAATCGTTGATGCTGGCCGCCCGGTTCTGGCGATTGCCCAATCCGATCGTGTTCTTTGAATCCGAAGATTCCGCCGACAGCGGACGACGAGAACGCGTCGTTCATGATGCTGCAGACGAACGATCACAACGCGGCGATGACTTTTTGGATGCTTTGGAGAGCAAGACGCCGCCCCAGTTCGTTTCGATTTCCGACCGCGGGCGCCTGCTGCAAACGCCCGCTGCCGACGTCACCAAGTCCGCGATTGAATGCCAATTGACCACCCGCGGACTGTTGATCCAGTGCGATGACGTTGATGTCTTGAACCAATTCCAAGATCACCTGGAAACGCTGGCCGGACCGGGAACCGCGCTGCCGGCCGAACCCATCGTTTTCTATCTCAAATACACTCGCCCCGATGACGCCATTCGGATGCTGGCCGAATTGCTGGACGGCGGCGAAGCGGTGGCCGGCAGTAGCGACACCCTGGTCAACGCGTCGATCTCCTCCCCGACTGACTCCTTTTTGGGCAGCCTGATCACCAACCGCGAGGGCACGATCACGTTGATCGCCGGGTCAGCAACCGTGGTCGCCGACTCCCGGCTGAACCGGTTGATCGTTCAAGGGACCGTCGACGACGTCGAACTGATCGAAAACTACCTGCGGATCATCGAAAAAGACAGCAGCATCACCGCGATCGAAACCTACGGCACATCGCACGTGATCGAGCTACAGAATTCCAAGGCCGTGGAAGTCGAAGCGGCGATCCGGCAGGCGTTTGCCGGAAGGGTCGCCGCAGCAACCACAGGCCCCGGCGCTCCCGGAGGCGGTGGCGCGACCCGGGCCGATGCGGCTCGCAATGAGGAACAAGACTCGCCCAAGGACAAGAAGTCGGAGGGTAAGAAAGCCGCCAAGCCGGCCGCCCAACAGGCCCGCGATTTGGAACCCAAAATGACGCTGGCCGTTCACGAGCCCAGCAATTCGCTGATCGTGACCGCCCCCGATCCGTTGTTCAAAGAAGTCGAGGCATTGGTCAAGACCATCGACATCCGCGGCGAACAGATGATCCAAGTCATCACACCGAGCAATAGCGAGGTGCTGGAAACGGTGTTGCAAGAGATCTTCCTGGGCCAAAGTGACGGTCGCTCCCGATCGAGTTCACGCGTGTCCGCTTCGGCCTCGCGCGCCACCTCCTCGCGTTCGTCTTCCTCGACCAACGGAAAGCGATAG
- a CDS encoding proprotein convertase P-domain-containing protein, giving the protein MSRARPQLRPAVCLICLIVCAVAHTLDATTAHAQAGLRESLDLLDRNENGYIEPEEITTLSRPYFERIAEARRMSLDRPNRIENWQEAARIYHALKNGVAGERVRASRDRAVKDFRPQDEDPVVPEFGLSEVKYPYQHQDLEEADETLERYDRDRDGYLSRYEASRARWTHRDPFSMDLNKDDQLSRLELAQRYARRRMLSDESDELRQRARRTGMGVRRSEKESEDDRRRRERSEWWRSGGDRFWLTAAVLGRFDANRNGRLELEETIDLGLPTGAIDADQNGELSRDELFAYFKNLQDQTGDLMEGLPGWFYELDVNRDKQVDLTEFATELTDARVAEFVALDANRDGLLAPEEVLASKSMMGGRFENRDAEILPPKKTIVSEIDIPENFLVADLNLQLSLTHTNVSGLDAYLTGPDGTRIELFTQIGGRDDHFDNTVFDDQASTPIVKARPPFEGSFQPEGLTKRQPSLSAFNGKSIHGVWQLTIRCSRSDRFGMLHRWSLIARPDEESLLDRPEIDDTPAEETLTGEADVTESQTTAVGTEQPSPTRSDSSFAIKALSMGKDVKPSASGFWTPERKAEYAQKLRKPSPEEWQKMSDEEKRRQMTERAAAIQEYKNALGKRGGDQ; this is encoded by the coding sequence ATGTCTCGTGCTCGACCGCAGTTGCGGCCGGCCGTTTGTTTGATCTGTTTAATCGTGTGCGCCGTCGCCCACACCTTGGACGCAACAACAGCACATGCCCAAGCCGGCCTGCGTGAATCCCTGGACCTGCTCGATCGCAACGAGAACGGTTACATCGAACCCGAGGAGATCACGACACTCTCTCGACCGTACTTTGAACGGATCGCCGAAGCGCGACGCATGTCGCTGGATCGCCCCAACCGCATCGAAAACTGGCAGGAAGCAGCCCGCATCTATCACGCACTCAAAAACGGGGTTGCCGGCGAACGAGTTCGCGCCAGCCGCGATCGAGCGGTGAAGGATTTCCGGCCGCAAGACGAGGATCCCGTGGTGCCGGAGTTCGGTTTGTCGGAGGTCAAATACCCGTACCAACACCAAGACCTGGAAGAAGCCGACGAAACGCTCGAGCGTTACGACCGCGACCGCGACGGCTACCTCAGTCGATACGAAGCCTCACGGGCCCGCTGGACGCATCGCGATCCGTTTAGCATGGACCTGAACAAGGACGACCAACTCAGCCGCCTGGAACTCGCCCAGCGCTACGCCCGACGACGGATGCTGAGCGACGAGTCGGACGAACTGCGGCAACGCGCCCGACGAACCGGGATGGGGGTCCGGCGCAGCGAAAAAGAAAGCGAAGACGATCGACGGCGGCGCGAGCGATCCGAATGGTGGCGATCCGGCGGCGACCGTTTCTGGTTGACCGCCGCCGTGCTGGGACGGTTCGATGCGAATCGCAACGGTCGGCTGGAACTGGAAGAGACGATCGATCTGGGCCTGCCCACCGGCGCCATCGATGCCGATCAAAACGGTGAACTCTCACGCGACGAGCTGTTCGCCTACTTCAAGAACCTGCAGGATCAGACCGGTGACCTGATGGAAGGTCTGCCCGGCTGGTTCTACGAACTGGATGTCAACCGCGACAAGCAGGTCGACCTGACCGAGTTTGCGACCGAGTTGACCGACGCACGGGTCGCCGAATTCGTCGCGCTCGATGCCAACCGAGACGGACTGCTCGCGCCGGAAGAAGTGCTCGCGTCGAAGTCCATGATGGGCGGCAGGTTTGAAAATCGTGACGCCGAAATCTTGCCGCCCAAAAAAACCATTGTTTCGGAAATCGACATCCCGGAAAACTTTCTGGTTGCAGACCTGAACCTGCAACTGTCGCTGACACACACCAACGTCTCCGGCCTGGACGCCTACCTGACCGGCCCCGATGGCACACGGATCGAATTGTTCACTCAAATCGGCGGCCGAGACGACCACTTCGACAACACCGTCTTCGACGACCAGGCTTCCACGCCGATCGTCAAAGCGCGACCACCCTTCGAAGGCTCCTTCCAACCCGAAGGTCTGACGAAACGACAACCCAGCTTGAGCGCGTTCAACGGCAAGAGCATCCATGGCGTCTGGCAGTTGACCATCCGCTGCTCCCGCAGCGATCGCTTCGGCATGCTGCACCGCTGGTCCCTGATCGCACGACCGGATGAAGAGTCGTTGCTCGACCGCCCCGAAATCGACGACACGCCGGCAGAGGAGACCCTGACCGGCGAAGCGGACGTGACCGAATCGCAGACGACGGCGGTCGGGACTGAACAACCTTCGCCGACGCGTAGCGATTCGTCATTCGCGATCAAGGCGCTGTCGATGGGCAAGGACGTCAAGCCATCCGCTTCTGGATTTTGGACCCCCGAGCGAAAAGCGGAGTACGCCCAGAAGCTGCGCAAGCCGTCGCCGGAAGAATGGCAGAAAATGAGCGACGAGGAAAAACGCCGACAAATGACCGAACGTGCCGCCGCCATTCAAGAATACAAGAATGCCCTAGGCAAACGAGGCGGCGACCAATGA
- the xylA gene encoding xylose isomerase yields MSAFPDISTVQYEGPQSDNPLAFRWYNPEEVVEGKTMKDHFRFSIVYWHTFRGTGSDPFGPGTAVRPWDDGSESVENAQNRARVAFELFEKLQAPYYAFHDRDVAPEGSSLRETNANFDAVADVLEEEQKRSGVKLLWGTANMFSNPRFMHGAATTCNADVFAYAAAQVKKALEVTQRLGGENYVFWGGREGYQNLYNTDMKRELDHLAKFFHMAVDYAKEIGFKGQFLIEPKPKEPTKHQYDSDAAACMNFLRAYDLTDHFKLNLETNHATLAGHTMMHEIDYAGAQGALGSIDANTGDMLLGWDTDQFATDYYLTTQMMYYILKHGGLGSGGVNFDAKVRRESFEPIDLFYAHVGSMDAYAKGLKIAAAIRADNALEGFISDRYSSFDSGIGAKIEAGEVNFADLETYMLEKGDAAPNVSGRQELLESVVNRYVDRV; encoded by the coding sequence ATGTCAGCGTTTCCCGACATTTCGACCGTCCAGTACGAAGGCCCCCAGAGCGATAACCCACTGGCGTTTCGCTGGTACAACCCCGAAGAAGTCGTCGAAGGCAAGACGATGAAGGACCACTTCCGGTTCTCGATCGTGTACTGGCACACGTTCCGCGGCACCGGCAGCGACCCCTTCGGCCCCGGCACGGCGGTGCGGCCTTGGGATGATGGCAGCGAGTCGGTCGAGAACGCCCAGAACCGTGCCCGAGTGGCGTTCGAATTGTTCGAAAAACTGCAGGCCCCCTACTACGCGTTTCACGACCGCGACGTCGCCCCGGAAGGCAGCTCGCTGCGTGAAACCAACGCCAATTTTGACGCCGTCGCCGACGTGCTGGAAGAGGAACAAAAACGCAGCGGCGTCAAACTGCTGTGGGGCACCGCCAACATGTTCTCCAACCCACGCTTCATGCACGGGGCGGCAACCACCTGCAACGCCGACGTGTTCGCTTACGCGGCGGCACAAGTCAAAAAAGCCCTTGAAGTCACGCAGCGACTGGGCGGGGAGAACTATGTGTTCTGGGGCGGCCGTGAAGGTTACCAAAACCTTTACAACACCGACATGAAGCGTGAACTGGACCACCTGGCCAAGTTCTTTCACATGGCCGTCGACTACGCCAAAGAAATCGGGTTCAAGGGCCAATTCCTGATCGAGCCGAAGCCGAAAGAGCCGACCAAGCATCAATACGACAGCGACGCGGCCGCCTGCATGAACTTCCTGCGGGCCTATGACTTGACCGACCACTTCAAGCTGAACTTGGAAACCAACCATGCGACGCTGGCCGGTCACACCATGATGCACGAAATCGATTACGCCGGCGCCCAGGGCGCCTTGGGCAGCATCGATGCCAACACCGGCGACATGCTGCTGGGCTGGGACACCGACCAGTTCGCGACCGATTACTACCTGACGACCCAGATGATGTATTACATCCTCAAACACGGCGGTCTGGGCAGCGGTGGCGTGAACTTTGATGCCAAGGTCCGTCGCGAATCCTTCGAACCGATCGATCTGTTCTACGCCCACGTCGGATCGATGGACGCCTACGCCAAGGGACTGAAAATCGCCGCGGCCATCCGCGCCGACAACGCCCTGGAAGGTTTCATCAGCGATCGGTACAGCAGCTTCGACAGCGGCATCGGTGCCAAGATCGAAGCCGGTGAAGTCAACTTCGCCGACCTGGAAACCTACATGCTGGAAAAAGGCGACGCGGCACCCAACGTCAGCGGCCGACAAGAGTTGCTCGAAAGCGTCGTCAATCGCTACGTCGATCGCGTTTAA
- a CDS encoding ROK family protein: MAEKSDDIWIGFDLGGTKMLAIAYDDQYNVLGRRRRKTRGREGSDSGIARIGSTIERLIAENDLDAKRIRGIGIGCPGPIDLDNGRILTTPNLGWDDVDIQKFLQKNFDCPVVVLNDVDAGLYGEYQFGAAKGSRCAVGIFPGTGVGGACVYEGTILQGAGVSCMEIGHTRISSGSRSSGFELPGTLEAEASRLSIAAEAAKAVFRGDAPALAKDAGTDLADIRSGALADSIKAGDKVVRRLVEEASETIGISVVNIIHLLCPDTIVLGGGLVEAMEDLIIGTVTKTARKSVMSVYKDRFRVVAAQLGDDAGVKGAAAWARRKIET; the protein is encoded by the coding sequence ATGGCAGAGAAATCAGACGACATCTGGATCGGATTCGACCTTGGCGGCACCAAAATGTTGGCGATCGCCTATGACGATCAGTACAACGTGCTCGGCCGTCGCCGCCGCAAGACGCGTGGCCGCGAGGGCAGCGATAGCGGGATCGCCCGAATCGGGTCGACGATCGAACGTTTGATCGCTGAAAACGATTTGGACGCCAAGCGGATCCGCGGCATCGGCATCGGATGTCCCGGCCCGATCGACTTGGACAACGGGCGAATCTTGACGACACCCAATTTGGGCTGGGACGACGTCGACATCCAAAAGTTCCTGCAGAAGAATTTCGATTGCCCCGTCGTCGTGCTCAACGATGTCGACGCCGGTTTGTATGGCGAGTACCAGTTCGGCGCCGCCAAGGGATCACGCTGTGCCGTGGGGATCTTTCCCGGTACGGGCGTCGGCGGGGCCTGTGTCTATGAAGGGACGATCTTGCAGGGCGCCGGCGTCAGTTGCATGGAGATCGGGCATACCCGGATCAGCAGCGGATCGCGCAGCAGCGGCTTCGAATTACCGGGAACCTTGGAAGCCGAAGCGAGCCGATTGTCGATCGCGGCCGAAGCGGCCAAAGCGGTGTTTCGTGGCGACGCACCGGCCCTGGCCAAAGACGCCGGAACCGACTTGGCTGATATCCGCAGCGGTGCGTTGGCCGACTCGATCAAAGCGGGCGACAAGGTCGTCCGGCGGTTGGTCGAAGAGGCCAGCGAAACGATCGGGATTTCCGTCGTCAACATCATCCACCTGCTGTGCCCCGATACGATCGTCCTGGGGGGCGGTTTGGTCGAGGCGATGGAAGACCTGATCATCGGCACCGTCACCAAAACGGCGCGAAAGAGCGTGATGAGCGTCTACAAAGACCGCTTCAGGGTCGTCGCCGCACAACTCGGCGACGACGCCGGGGTGAAAGGTGCCGCCGCCTGGGCACGGCGGAAGATTGAAACATAG
- a CDS encoding RNA polymerase sigma factor, whose protein sequence is MSNLPADDGDPVPEIPAPELPGDSSRQPHPSNNGVGEGGNQDLWRRVFDDAETGLRRFLSGKLPQTADVDDCLQTVFVAMLKNDAAIPPPARRAWLYRVAANEAARWWRKKSTTDRVLEKHAHSTFQIDTDSTLNLETEETLQRVHQAIATLPENVQQVIRLRLGEGMTFQAIADRLDQPLGTVLTRMRRAMQQLRNELDVDDST, encoded by the coding sequence ATGAGCAACCTCCCTGCCGACGATGGCGACCCCGTCCCTGAGATTCCCGCCCCCGAACTTCCTGGCGATTCGTCCCGGCAACCACACCCCAGCAACAACGGCGTTGGCGAGGGGGGCAACCAGGACCTCTGGCGTCGGGTGTTTGATGACGCGGAGACGGGTTTGCGACGGTTCCTGTCCGGAAAGCTGCCGCAGACGGCCGACGTCGATGACTGCCTGCAGACCGTTTTCGTTGCGATGCTCAAAAACGATGCCGCGATCCCACCGCCCGCCCGCCGAGCTTGGCTCTATCGGGTTGCCGCCAACGAGGCGGCACGCTGGTGGCGAAAGAAATCCACGACCGACCGTGTGCTGGAAAAGCACGCCCATTCGACCTTTCAGATCGATACCGATTCAACACTCAACCTGGAAACCGAAGAGACGCTGCAACGCGTTCACCAAGCGATCGCAACGCTGCCCGAAAACGTCCAGCAAGTGATCCGGCTACGGCTCGGCGAAGGCATGACCTTTCAAGCCATCGCCGATCGACTCGATCAGCCGTTGGGGACCGTGTTGACGCGAATGCGTCGCGCGATGCAACAGCTGCGAAATGAACTTGATGTCGACGACTCGACCTAA